From Triticum urartu cultivar G1812 chromosome 2, Tu2.1, whole genome shotgun sequence, a single genomic window includes:
- the LOC125536539 gene encoding probable protein S-acyltransferase 12 isoform X1: MECLRRVNPFRACAGLRVLGYLMLALVAAIVAASYYAVVVYAWGPLLLRGGSGGSVAAAAFVLAAFHLLLIMMLWCYFMVVFTNPGAVPENWRHASEEDEEQGHAPRYCSRCQNGKPPRCHHCSICDRCVLKMDHHCVWVVNCVGARNYKYFLLFLVYTFLETVLDTLVLLPSFIIFFHDGSRRPSSAGDIAILFLAFVLNLAFALSLLCFICMHTSLAASNTTSIEVYERKKTCSWEYDLGWRKNLEQVFGTNKLLWFLPMYCTEDLQNIATIQGLEFPTRSDAVL, from the exons ATGGAGTGCCTGAGGCGGGTGAATCCGTTCCGCGCGTGTGCGGGGCTGCGGGTTCTGGGGTACCTCATGCTGGCGCtcgtcgccgccatcgtcgccGCCTCCTACTACGCCGTCGTCGTCTACGCCTGGGGCCCACTGCTCCTACGCGGGGGCAGCGGAGGCTCCGTAGCGGCGGCAGCTTTCGTCCTCGCCGCCTTCCACCTCCTT CTTATAATGATGCTATGGTGCTACTTTATGGTTGTTTTTACGAATCCTGGAGCTGTACCTGAAAACTGGAGACATGCTTCTGAAGAGGATG AGGAGCAAGGACATGCGCCTAGATATTGCTCTCGTTGTCAAAATGGCAAACCTCCACGTTGCCATCACTGTTCTATCT GTGACAGATGCGTACTAAAAATGGATCATCACTGTGTTTGGGTAGTAAATTGTGTCGGAGCAAGGAATTACAAGTATTTTCTCCTTTTCCTG GTGTATACTTTCCTCGAGACTGTGCTGGATACATTGGTGCTACTTCCAAGCTTTATTATCTTCTTTCATGATGGAAGTAGGCGCCCCAGCTCAGCTGGTGATATTGCCATTCTATTTCTTGCTTTCG TTCTAAATTTGGCGTTTGCGCTGAGCCTCCTTTGCTTCATATGCATGCACACGTCTCTTGCTGCCAGTAATACGACTTCTATCGAG GTATACGAGCGAAAGAAAACATGCTCATGGGAGTATGACCTAGGATGGAGAAAAAACTTGGAGCAG GTATTTGGCACCAACAAGTTGCTCTGGTTTCTTCCTATGTACTGTACCGAGGATCTGCAAAACATTGCTACAATTCAAGGCCTTGAATTCCCTACTCGTTCTGATGCAGTGCTGTAG
- the LOC125536539 gene encoding probable protein S-acyltransferase 12 isoform X2 produces the protein MECLRRVNPFRACAGLRVLGYLMLALVAAIVAASYYAVVVYAWGPLLLRGGSGGSVAAAAFVLAAFHLLLIMMLWCYFMVVFTNPGAVPENWRHASEEDGMYANNSSTISNNVATDCVNPPSTSEEQGHAPRYCSRCQNGKPPRCHHCSICDRCVLKMDHHCVWVVNCVGARNYKYFLLFLVYTFLETVLDTLVLLPSFIIFFHDGSRRPSSAGDIAILFLAFVLNLAFALSLLCFICMHTSLAASNTTSIEVYERKKTCSWEYDLGWRKNLEQVFGTNKLLWFLPMYCTEDLQNIATIQGLEFPTRSDAVL, from the exons ATGGAGTGCCTGAGGCGGGTGAATCCGTTCCGCGCGTGTGCGGGGCTGCGGGTTCTGGGGTACCTCATGCTGGCGCtcgtcgccgccatcgtcgccGCCTCCTACTACGCCGTCGTCGTCTACGCCTGGGGCCCACTGCTCCTACGCGGGGGCAGCGGAGGCTCCGTAGCGGCGGCAGCTTTCGTCCTCGCCGCCTTCCACCTCCTT CTTATAATGATGCTATGGTGCTACTTTATGGTTGTTTTTACGAATCCTGGAGCTGTACCTGAAAACTGGAGACATGCTTCTGAAGAGGATGGTATGTATGCAAACAACAGTAGCACCATATCAAATAATGTCGCTACAGATTGTGTGAATCCTCCATCCACTTCAGAGGAGCAAGGACATGCGCCTAGATATTGCTCTCGTTGTCAAAATGGCAAACCTCCACGTTGCCATCACTGTTCTATCT GTGACAGATGCGTACTAAAAATGGATCATCACTGTGTTTGGGTAGTAAATTGTGTCGGAGCAAGGAATTACAAGTATTTTCTCCTTTTCCTG GTGTATACTTTCCTCGAGACTGTGCTGGATACATTGGTGCTACTTCCAAGCTTTATTATCTTCTTTCATGATGGAAGTAGGCGCCCCAGCTCAGCTGGTGATATTGCCATTCTATTTCTTGCTTTCG TTCTAAATTTGGCGTTTGCGCTGAGCCTCCTTTGCTTCATATGCATGCACACGTCTCTTGCTGCCAGTAATACGACTTCTATCGAG GTATACGAGCGAAAGAAAACATGCTCATGGGAGTATGACCTAGGATGGAGAAAAAACTTGGAGCAG GTATTTGGCACCAACAAGTTGCTCTGGTTTCTTCCTATGTACTGTACCGAGGATCTGCAAAACATTGCTACAATTCAAGGCCTTGAATTCCCTACTCGTTCTGATGCAGTGCTGTAG